The Deltaproteobacteria bacterium genome includes a region encoding these proteins:
- a CDS encoding bifunctional nuclease family protein, which translates to MYTPMIISGLTVDPVTNSPIVILKEVDGDATLPIWIGLLEATAIASELEGVKFSRPMTHDLLKNMMEMVNIEVNRIEVCDLRDNTYYALIHFKFNGKEMSIDSRPSDAIALSLRLKAPIFVAEEVISKSSSIDLKAEPQDKSEKGKKWQEILESLNPEDFGKYKM; encoded by the coding sequence ATGTATACACCTATGATAATATCCGGATTGACAGTGGATCCTGTCACAAACAGTCCTATTGTCATCCTAAAAGAGGTGGATGGGGATGCCACACTGCCCATATGGATCGGATTGTTGGAAGCAACTGCCATTGCCAGTGAACTGGAAGGCGTTAAATTTTCCAGGCCCATGACCCATGACCTGCTCAAAAATATGATGGAAATGGTGAACATAGAGGTTAACAGGATAGAGGTCTGCGATCTCAGGGATAACACCTATTATGCCCTCATCCATTTCAAATTCAATGGAAAAGAGATGTCCATCGATTCCAGGCCGAGCGATGCCATTGCCCTTTCCCTCAGACTGAAGGCGCCGATCTTTGTGGCGGAAGAGGTCATCAGCAAGTCCAGCAGTATAGACTTGAAGGCCGAGCCCCAGGACAAATCGGAAAAAGGGAAGAAATGGCAGGAGATTCTGGAAAGCCTCAATCCGGAAGATTTTGGAAAATACAAGATGTGA